In the Lates calcarifer isolate ASB-BC8 linkage group LG24, TLL_Latcal_v3, whole genome shotgun sequence genome, one interval contains:
- the LOC108881756 gene encoding NLR family CARD domain-containing protein 3 isoform X5, whose amino-acid sequence MSDCVDTKEDGGESQEYTTSDGSKVTPSALSNEPEPSATRWMKGSSISVEEQLSCCALCQNVLKDPVSTSCGHWFCRECITSYWDQSGSSQDSCCPQCGETYRISPGLQKTTDSVLQEVLDEHKISLRKRCERVTEGTDETGSESLLNRIYTELYITEGQSEEVNTQHEVRQLETASKMKTHHDTPIKCHDIFKALTDQQRHIRVVLTNGVAGVGKTFSVQKFTLDWAEGLENQDVSLLVLLSFRELNLIKDEQYSLLMLLQVFHPTLQKVTAETLTVCKVLFIFDGLDESRLSLDFHNTKVVFDVTQKSPVNVLLTNLIQGNLLPSALVWITSRPAAASQVPPTCIDRVTEVRGFNDIQREEYFRRRFSDEKVSNRIISHIKASKSLHIMCQIPVFCWISATVLEHMLTTDQKGELPKTVTDLYSHFLLVQTKRKKHKYDEGQETSPQELMEADREVLLKLGRLAFENLEKGNIMFYEEDLEQCGLDVKEALVYSGVCTEIFKRECVIFQKTVYCFVHLSIQEFLAAVYMSHCYTNRKTQVLKNFLGEDWKYKNPLEEFRVSEDEENYDSDLAYLEDDDYDDDVDYDDDDDHYNDYDDDHNDDDYIDVDNDPYDEDDHNDDYSDDDNDPYDEDDYDYSDDDNDPYDEDDHQYDEDNNHDSDNDNDHDNDDHDDMHDDDQDDGVANVYPSPAAFLKLTMEKALRSRNGHLDLFVRFLHGLSLESNQKLLGDLLGQTENSPEIIQRAINNLKEMNIDDISPDRSINIFHCLVEMNDHSVHQEIQEFLKSENRSEKKLSEIHCSALAYMLQMSEEVLDELDLRKYNTSDQGRQRLIPAVRNCMKARLTACELSETHYEVVASALKSNPSYLKELDLSGNDLQDSGVKQLSSGLESLNCGLETLRLSDCSLSEINCASLASALKSNPSHLRALDLSLNDLQDPGVTELCGFLESPDCRLEALRLWSCYLSEISCAFLVSALKSNPFHLRELDLSGIWDLQISDLKELCGFLESPDCRLEALKVNDREIKASRDKTYVSYVKLDPNTDTELDASEDNTELMKPPSSFTPELQTESTQVAYRFRCPGPGGFQCALTGLVFVMTQKAQLLYKTVQWDESLLHSTGKMAAGPLFDIQCPEDAVYQLHIPHCETKDALLSECRLSVAHISDDGMSILKPLEITDTHVIVNVPHLSAFGLVWEFLGRIWNNMNPISGQILLFLRPPNPKTQRQNLNVLLLPINIPLEEVIAKQRNSEYIQAPSICRFIKDQSYTVHCPKAYKIQPQKAEFYLNFGPNYHPTFEIRLPTNTEEVTITVRDQTNEDVWEHNVDLTGKDE is encoded by the exons ATGAGTGATTGTGTAGACACAAAGGAGGACGGAGGAGAGTCTCAAGAATACACCACCAGTGATGGGTCCAAAGTTACTCCTTCAGCCCTCAGTAATGAGCCTGAACCTTCAGCTACAAG ATGGATGAAGGGGAGCAGTATttctgtggaggagcagctgtcctGTTGTGCTTTGTGTCAGAATGTCCTAAAGGATCCAGTCTCCACCAGCTGTGGACACTGGTTCTGCAGAGAGTGCATCACCTCATACTGGGACCAGTCTGGTTCATCACAAGACTCCTGCTGTCCCCAGTGTGGAGAAACATACAGAATAAGCCCTGGCCTGCAGAAAACAA CAGACAGTGttctgcaggaggttttagatgaacataagatcagtctgaggaagagatgtgaacgtgtgactgaaggaactgatgaaacaggaagtgaaagcctcctcaacaggatctacactgagctctacatcacagagggacagagtgaagaggttaatacccaacatgaggtgaggcagctTGAGACGGCTTCCAAGATGAAGACCCACCATGACACTCCAATCAAGTGCCACGACATCTTCAAAGCCTTAactgaccaacagagacacatcagagtggttctgaccaacggtgtcgctggtgttggaaaaaccttctcggtgcagaagttcactctggactgggcagagggcttggaaaaccaagatgtcagtctgctggttctgctttcaTTCAGGGAGCTGAACTTGATCAAagatgagcagtacagtcttctcaTGCTGCTCCAagttttccatccaacattacagaaggtcacagcagagacgctcactgtctgtaaagttctgttcatctttgacggcctggatgaaagcagactgTCACTGGATTTTCACAACACCAAGGTTGTTTTTGATGTCACACAGAAGTCACCAGTCAATGTTCTGttgacaaacctcatccaggggaatctgcttccctcagctctggtctggataacttccCGACCTGCAGCAGCAAGTCAGGTCCCTCCCACATGCAttgacagggtaacagaagtacgAGGCTTCAATGACATCCAAAGGGAAgagtacttcaggaggagattCAGTGACGAAAAGGTGTCCAACAGAATCATTTCACACATCAAGGCATCCAagagcctccacatcatgtgtcaaatcccagtcttctgctggatctctgctacagttctggagcacatgttgactacTGACCAGAaaggagagctgcccaagaccgtgactgacctgtactcacacttcctgctggttcagacaaagaggaagaagcacAAGTATGATGAGGGACAAGAGACAAGTCcacaggagctgatggaggctgacagggaagttcttctgaagctggggaggctggcgtttgaaAATCTGGAGAAAGGAAATATCATGTTCTATGAAGAGgacctggagcagtgtggtcttgatgtcaaagaggccttggtgtactcaggagtttgCACAGAAATCTTCAAAAGAGAGTgtgtgatcttccagaaaacagtctactgctttgttcatctgagcaTTCAGGAGTTTCTCGCTGCAGTCTACATGTCCCACTGTTACACCAATAGGAAGACACAGGTACTGAAGAACTTCCTGGGAGAAGACTGGAAATATAAAAACCCATTGGAGGAGTTCAGAGTGAGTGAAGATGAGGAAAATTATGACAGTGACTTGGCATACCTGGAAGATGATgactatgatgatgatgttgattatgatgatgatgatgatcattaCAATGACTATGATGATGATCATAATGATGATGACTATATTGATGTTGATAATGATCCTTATGATGAAGATGATCACAATGATGACTAtagtgatgatgataatgatccTTATGATGAAGATGATTATGACTAtagtgatgatgataatgatccTTATGATGAAGATGATCACCAGTATGATGAAGATAATAATCATGATagtgacaatgacaatgatcATGATAATGATGATCATGATGACATGCATGATGATGATCAAGATGATGGTGTTGCTAACGTATACCCTTCACCAGCAGCCTTCCTGAAGCTAACAATGGAAAAAGCACTCAGGAGTAGAAATGGCCACCTGGACCTTTTTGTtcgcttccttcatggcctctctctAGAGTCCAACCAGAAACTCTTAGGAGACCTtctgggtcagacagagaacagtccggaaatcatccagagagccatcaacaacctgaaggagATGAACATTGATGACATCTCTCCcgacagaagcatcaacatcttccactgtctggtggagatgaacgaccactcagtacatcaggagatccaagagttcctgaaatcagagaacagatcagagaagaaactctctgagatccactgctcagctctggcctacatgttgcagatgtcagaggaggttctggatgagttggaccTGAGAAAGTACAACACATCAGACCAGGGACGACAGAGACTGATtccagctgtgaggaactgcatGAAAGCACG ACTTACTGCATGTGAGCTCTCAGAGACTCACTATGAAGTCGTGGCTTCAGCTCTGAAATCAAACCCCTCCTATCTGAAAGAGTTGGACCTAAGTGGAAATGACCTGCAGGATTCTGGGGTGAAACAGCTGTCTTCTGGACTGGAGAGTCTAAACTGtggactggagactctgag ATTGAgtgactgcagtttgtcagagatcaactgtgcttctctggcctcagctctgaagtccaacccctcccacctCAGAGCTCTGGACCTGAGTCTCAATGACCTGCAGGATCCAGGAGTGAcagagctgtgtggttttctggagagtccagactgtagactggaggctctgag GTTGTGGTCCTGCtatttgtcagagatcagctgtgcTTTTCTGGTCTCAGCCCTAAAGTCCAACCCCTtccatctgagagaactggatcTGAGTGGAATTTGGGACCTGCAGATTTCAGACCtcaaggagctgtgtggtttcttggagagtccagactgtagactggaggCTCTAAA GGTCAATGACAGGGAGATTAAAGCCTCCAGAGACAAAACAT ATGTCTCTTATGTCAAACTggacccaaacacagacacagagctggaTGCATCTGAGGACAACACGGAGCTGATGAAG CCTCCATCAAGCTTCACACCAGAACTGCAAACTGAATCTACACAAGTCGCATACAG GTTCAGGTGTCCTGGTCCAGGTGGGTTCCAGTGTGCTTTGACTGGACTGGTGTTTGTCATGACTCAGAAAGCGCAGCTGCTCTACAAGACTGTCCAATGGGACGAGAGCCTCCTCCACTCCACGGGCAAGATGGCTGCAGGGCCGCTGTTTGATATCCAGTGTCCTGAGGATGCTGTCTATCAGCTCCACATCccacactgtgaaacaaagGATG ctctgctctctgagtGCCGACTGTCTGTCGCCCACATCAGTGACGATGGAATGAGCATCCTCAAACCGCTGGAGATCACAGACACCCATGTGATTGTCAACGTCCCTCATCTCTCTGCCTTTGGCCTGGTCTGGGAGTTTTTAGGGAGGATTTGGAACAACATGAACCCAATCAGCGGCCAAATTTTGCTGTTCCTGCGACCACCAAAcccaaaaacacagaggcaaaaCCTCAATGTGCTTCTCCTGCCAATCAACATCCCTCTGGAGGAG GTGATTGCAAAACAGAGAAATTCTGAGTACATCCAGGCACCTTCCATATGCAGATTCATCAAAGACCAAAGTTACACTGTTCACTGTCCGAAGGCCTACAAAATACAGCCTCAG AAAGCAGAGTTTTACCTGAATTTTGGACCAAACTACCACCCAACGTTTGAGATCCGCCTGCctacaaacacagaagaagtgACTATAACGGTCCGAGACCAAACAAATGAAGATGTCTGGGAGCATAATGTTGACCTGACTGGTAAAGATGaatag
- the LOC108881756 gene encoding protein NLRC3 isoform X2, which produces MSDCVDTKEDGGESQEYTTSDGSKVTPSALSNEPEPSATRWMKGSSISVEEQLSCCALCQNVLKDPVSTSCGHWFCRECITSYWDQSGSSQDSCCPQCGETYRISPGLQKTSETSTVQNSVLQEVLDEHKISLRKRCERVTEGTDETGSESLLNRIYTELYITEGQSEEVNTQHEVRQLETASKMKTHHDTPIKCHDIFKALTDQQRHIRVVLTNGVAGVGKTFSVQKFTLDWAEGLENQDVSLLVLLSFRELNLIKDEQYSLLMLLQVFHPTLQKVTAETLTVCKVLFIFDGLDESRLSLDFHNTKVVFDVTQKSPVNVLLTNLIQGNLLPSALVWITSRPAAASQVPPTCIDRVTEVRGFNDIQREEYFRRRFSDEKVSNRIISHIKASKSLHIMCQIPVFCWISATVLEHMLTTDQKGELPKTVTDLYSHFLLVQTKRKKHKYDEGQETSPQELMEADREVLLKLGRLAFENLEKGNIMFYEEDLEQCGLDVKEALVYSGVCTEIFKRECVIFQKTVYCFVHLSIQEFLAAVYMSHCYTNRKTQVLKNFLGEDWKYKNPLEEFRVSEDEENYDSDLAYLEDDDYDDDVDYDDDDDHYNDYDDDHNDDDYIDVDNDPYDEDDHNDDYSDDDNDPYDEDDYDYSDDDNDPYDEDDHQYDEDNNHDSDNDNDHDNDDHDDMHDDDQDDGVANVYPSPAAFLKLTMEKALRSRNGHLDLFVRFLHGLSLESNQKLLGDLLGQTENSPEIIQRAINNLKEMNIDDISPDRSINIFHCLVEMNDHSVHQEIQEFLKSENRSEKKLSEIHCSALAYMLQMSEEVLDELDLRKYNTSDQGRQRLIPAVRNCMKARLTACELSETHYEVVASALKSNPSYLKELDLSGNDLQDSGVKQLSSGLESLNCGLETLRLSDCSLSEINCASLASALKSNPSHLRALDLSLNDLQDPGVTELCGFLESPDCRLEALRLWSCYLSEISCAFLVSALKSNPFHLRELDLSGIWDLQISDLKELCGFLESPDCRLEALKVNDREIKASRDKTYVSYVKLDPNTDTELDASEDNTELMKPPSSFTPELQTESTQVAYRFRCPGPGGFQCALTGLVFVMTQKAQLLYKTVQWDESLLHSTGKMAAGPLFDIQCPEDAVYQLHIPHCETKDALLSECRLSVAHISDDGMSILKPLEITDTHVIVNVPHLSAFGLVWEFLGRIWNNMNPISGQILLFLRPPNPKTQRQNLNVLLLPINIPLEEVIAKQRNSEYIQAPSICRFIKDQSYTVHCPKAYKIQPQKAEFYLNFGPNYHPTFEIRLPTNTEEVTITVRDQTNEDVWEHNVDLTGKDE; this is translated from the exons ATGAGTGATTGTGTAGACACAAAGGAGGACGGAGGAGAGTCTCAAGAATACACCACCAGTGATGGGTCCAAAGTTACTCCTTCAGCCCTCAGTAATGAGCCTGAACCTTCAGCTACAAG ATGGATGAAGGGGAGCAGTATttctgtggaggagcagctgtcctGTTGTGCTTTGTGTCAGAATGTCCTAAAGGATCCAGTCTCCACCAGCTGTGGACACTGGTTCTGCAGAGAGTGCATCACCTCATACTGGGACCAGTCTGGTTCATCACAAGACTCCTGCTGTCCCCAGTGTGGAGAAACATACAGAATAAGCCCTGGCCTGCAGAAAACAAGTGAGACCAGCACTGTACAAA ACAGTGttctgcaggaggttttagatgaacataagatcagtctgaggaagagatgtgaacgtgtgactgaaggaactgatgaaacaggaagtgaaagcctcctcaacaggatctacactgagctctacatcacagagggacagagtgaagaggttaatacccaacatgaggtgaggcagctTGAGACGGCTTCCAAGATGAAGACCCACCATGACACTCCAATCAAGTGCCACGACATCTTCAAAGCCTTAactgaccaacagagacacatcagagtggttctgaccaacggtgtcgctggtgttggaaaaaccttctcggtgcagaagttcactctggactgggcagagggcttggaaaaccaagatgtcagtctgctggttctgctttcaTTCAGGGAGCTGAACTTGATCAAagatgagcagtacagtcttctcaTGCTGCTCCAagttttccatccaacattacagaaggtcacagcagagacgctcactgtctgtaaagttctgttcatctttgacggcctggatgaaagcagactgTCACTGGATTTTCACAACACCAAGGTTGTTTTTGATGTCACACAGAAGTCACCAGTCAATGTTCTGttgacaaacctcatccaggggaatctgcttccctcagctctggtctggataacttccCGACCTGCAGCAGCAAGTCAGGTCCCTCCCACATGCAttgacagggtaacagaagtacgAGGCTTCAATGACATCCAAAGGGAAgagtacttcaggaggagattCAGTGACGAAAAGGTGTCCAACAGAATCATTTCACACATCAAGGCATCCAagagcctccacatcatgtgtcaaatcccagtcttctgctggatctctgctacagttctggagcacatgttgactacTGACCAGAaaggagagctgcccaagaccgtgactgacctgtactcacacttcctgctggttcagacaaagaggaagaagcacAAGTATGATGAGGGACAAGAGACAAGTCcacaggagctgatggaggctgacagggaagttcttctgaagctggggaggctggcgtttgaaAATCTGGAGAAAGGAAATATCATGTTCTATGAAGAGgacctggagcagtgtggtcttgatgtcaaagaggccttggtgtactcaggagtttgCACAGAAATCTTCAAAAGAGAGTgtgtgatcttccagaaaacagtctactgctttgttcatctgagcaTTCAGGAGTTTCTCGCTGCAGTCTACATGTCCCACTGTTACACCAATAGGAAGACACAGGTACTGAAGAACTTCCTGGGAGAAGACTGGAAATATAAAAACCCATTGGAGGAGTTCAGAGTGAGTGAAGATGAGGAAAATTATGACAGTGACTTGGCATACCTGGAAGATGATgactatgatgatgatgttgattatgatgatgatgatgatcattaCAATGACTATGATGATGATCATAATGATGATGACTATATTGATGTTGATAATGATCCTTATGATGAAGATGATCACAATGATGACTAtagtgatgatgataatgatccTTATGATGAAGATGATTATGACTAtagtgatgatgataatgatccTTATGATGAAGATGATCACCAGTATGATGAAGATAATAATCATGATagtgacaatgacaatgatcATGATAATGATGATCATGATGACATGCATGATGATGATCAAGATGATGGTGTTGCTAACGTATACCCTTCACCAGCAGCCTTCCTGAAGCTAACAATGGAAAAAGCACTCAGGAGTAGAAATGGCCACCTGGACCTTTTTGTtcgcttccttcatggcctctctctAGAGTCCAACCAGAAACTCTTAGGAGACCTtctgggtcagacagagaacagtccggaaatcatccagagagccatcaacaacctgaaggagATGAACATTGATGACATCTCTCCcgacagaagcatcaacatcttccactgtctggtggagatgaacgaccactcagtacatcaggagatccaagagttcctgaaatcagagaacagatcagagaagaaactctctgagatccactgctcagctctggcctacatgttgcagatgtcagaggaggttctggatgagttggaccTGAGAAAGTACAACACATCAGACCAGGGACGACAGAGACTGATtccagctgtgaggaactgcatGAAAGCACG ACTTACTGCATGTGAGCTCTCAGAGACTCACTATGAAGTCGTGGCTTCAGCTCTGAAATCAAACCCCTCCTATCTGAAAGAGTTGGACCTAAGTGGAAATGACCTGCAGGATTCTGGGGTGAAACAGCTGTCTTCTGGACTGGAGAGTCTAAACTGtggactggagactctgag ATTGAgtgactgcagtttgtcagagatcaactgtgcttctctggcctcagctctgaagtccaacccctcccacctCAGAGCTCTGGACCTGAGTCTCAATGACCTGCAGGATCCAGGAGTGAcagagctgtgtggttttctggagagtccagactgtagactggaggctctgag GTTGTGGTCCTGCtatttgtcagagatcagctgtgcTTTTCTGGTCTCAGCCCTAAAGTCCAACCCCTtccatctgagagaactggatcTGAGTGGAATTTGGGACCTGCAGATTTCAGACCtcaaggagctgtgtggtttcttggagagtccagactgtagactggaggCTCTAAA GGTCAATGACAGGGAGATTAAAGCCTCCAGAGACAAAACAT ATGTCTCTTATGTCAAACTggacccaaacacagacacagagctggaTGCATCTGAGGACAACACGGAGCTGATGAAG CCTCCATCAAGCTTCACACCAGAACTGCAAACTGAATCTACACAAGTCGCATACAG GTTCAGGTGTCCTGGTCCAGGTGGGTTCCAGTGTGCTTTGACTGGACTGGTGTTTGTCATGACTCAGAAAGCGCAGCTGCTCTACAAGACTGTCCAATGGGACGAGAGCCTCCTCCACTCCACGGGCAAGATGGCTGCAGGGCCGCTGTTTGATATCCAGTGTCCTGAGGATGCTGTCTATCAGCTCCACATCccacactgtgaaacaaagGATG ctctgctctctgagtGCCGACTGTCTGTCGCCCACATCAGTGACGATGGAATGAGCATCCTCAAACCGCTGGAGATCACAGACACCCATGTGATTGTCAACGTCCCTCATCTCTCTGCCTTTGGCCTGGTCTGGGAGTTTTTAGGGAGGATTTGGAACAACATGAACCCAATCAGCGGCCAAATTTTGCTGTTCCTGCGACCACCAAAcccaaaaacacagaggcaaaaCCTCAATGTGCTTCTCCTGCCAATCAACATCCCTCTGGAGGAG GTGATTGCAAAACAGAGAAATTCTGAGTACATCCAGGCACCTTCCATATGCAGATTCATCAAAGACCAAAGTTACACTGTTCACTGTCCGAAGGCCTACAAAATACAGCCTCAG AAAGCAGAGTTTTACCTGAATTTTGGACCAAACTACCACCCAACGTTTGAGATCCGCCTGCctacaaacacagaagaagtgACTATAACGGTCCGAGACCAAACAAATGAAGATGTCTGGGAGCATAATGTTGACCTGACTGGTAAAGATGaatag